Proteins found in one Micromonospora sp. WMMD1082 genomic segment:
- a CDS encoding histidine kinase has product MRELLRSVWAEPRAPGPPARAWRDWALVGVLVPLAILEGVFRSDLVTPVFSTVVALALVPTLLWRRTRPLLMVAIVFTTTGVAALFVGHEPELAAMVYVLLLPYALVRWGSGREAVAGAALILAKISLSVAVGHLGLADALSGLVVMVAVVALATALRYRARLWARGLDQAKLRERERLARDLHDTVAHHVSAMAIRAQAGIAVAQTRPDAAVDALRVIEAEATRALAEMRTMVRVLRRAQPADLAPSPGIPDIMRLAHRSPPGPVVDVQLHGDLDDIPATVGTAIYRLAQESVTNARRHARHATRIEVRVAAEPGSVRLRVSDDGDTSAIRPGAGGFGIVGMTERAGLLGGTCEAGPNPDRGWTVAVALPRAPAAA; this is encoded by the coding sequence GTGCGCGAGCTGCTCCGCTCCGTGTGGGCCGAACCCCGTGCCCCGGGCCCGCCGGCGCGGGCCTGGCGGGACTGGGCGCTGGTGGGCGTGCTCGTACCACTCGCGATCCTCGAAGGAGTGTTCCGTTCCGACCTGGTGACGCCCGTCTTCTCGACGGTCGTCGCGCTGGCGCTGGTGCCGACGCTGTTGTGGCGCCGGACCAGGCCGTTGCTGATGGTCGCGATCGTCTTCACCACCACCGGCGTCGCCGCGCTGTTCGTCGGCCACGAACCGGAACTGGCCGCCATGGTGTACGTGCTGCTCCTGCCGTACGCGCTGGTCCGCTGGGGGTCCGGCCGGGAGGCGGTGGCCGGCGCCGCGCTCATCCTCGCCAAGATCTCGCTGTCGGTGGCCGTGGGTCACCTCGGCCTCGCGGACGCCCTCTCCGGCCTCGTGGTGATGGTCGCGGTCGTCGCCCTGGCCACCGCCCTGCGGTACCGGGCCCGGCTGTGGGCGCGCGGGCTCGACCAGGCCAAGCTGCGCGAACGGGAGCGGCTCGCCCGCGACCTGCACGACACCGTGGCCCATCACGTCTCGGCGATGGCGATCCGCGCCCAGGCCGGGATCGCGGTGGCGCAGACCCGGCCGGACGCGGCGGTCGACGCGCTCCGCGTGATCGAGGCCGAGGCGACCCGGGCCCTCGCCGAGATGCGCACGATGGTGCGCGTCCTGCGCCGGGCCCAACCGGCCGACCTGGCGCCCAGCCCGGGCATCCCGGACATCATGCGGCTGGCGCACCGGTCACCGCCCGGTCCGGTGGTCGACGTGCAGCTGCACGGCGATCTCGACGACATCCCGGCGACCGTCGGGACCGCGATCTACCGGCTCGCCCAGGAGTCGGTGACGAACGCGCGACGGCACGCCCGGCATGCGACCCGCATCGAGGTCCGGGTCGCCGCCGAGCCCGGGTCCGTCCGCCTGCGGGTCAGCGACGACGGCGACACCAGCGCGATCCGCCCCGGTGCCGGCGGATTCGGCATCGTCGGCATGACGGAGCGGGCCGGCCTGCTCGGCGGCACCTGCGAGGCCGGCCCCAACCCCGACCGGGGCTGGACCGTGGCCGTGGCGCTGCCCCGGGCGCCCGCCGCCGCATAA
- a CDS encoding response regulator transcription factor → MGIRVVVADDQEIVRTGLTMILDAQPGIEVVGEAGDGGRAVELARRLRPDVCLFDIRMPGVDGIEATRRLAGPTVADPLAVVVITTFDLDEHVYAALRAGARGFLLKDAGTALLTQAVRAAADGDALIAPSITTRLLRAFADAGPAAPPRQPIDALTDREEEVLVAVARGRTNTEIADELYISLSTVKTHIASLMGKLGARNRVEIAMWAYETGRVRAIG, encoded by the coding sequence ATGGGCATCCGCGTGGTCGTCGCCGACGACCAGGAGATCGTCCGTACCGGGCTGACGATGATTCTCGACGCCCAGCCGGGCATCGAGGTGGTGGGCGAGGCGGGCGACGGTGGCCGGGCCGTCGAGCTGGCCCGGCGGCTGCGCCCGGACGTGTGCCTGTTCGACATCCGGATGCCCGGCGTGGACGGCATCGAGGCCACCCGCCGCCTCGCCGGCCCCACCGTCGCCGACCCGCTCGCCGTGGTCGTCATCACCACCTTCGACCTGGACGAGCACGTCTACGCCGCGCTGCGGGCGGGTGCGCGCGGCTTCCTGCTCAAGGACGCCGGCACGGCCCTGCTCACCCAGGCCGTGCGCGCCGCCGCCGACGGCGACGCGCTCATCGCGCCGAGCATCACCACCCGGCTGTTGCGGGCCTTCGCCGACGCGGGGCCCGCCGCGCCGCCGAGGCAGCCGATCGACGCGCTCACCGACCGGGAGGAGGAGGTGCTCGTCGCCGTCGCGCGGGGCCGCACCAACACCGAGATCGCCGACGAGCTGTACATCAGCCTCAGCACCGTCAAGACCCACATCGCCAGCCTGATGGGCAAGCTCGGCGCCCGGAACCGGGTCGAGATCGCCATGTGGGCGTACGAGACCGGTCGCGTCAGGGCGATAGGGTGA
- a CDS encoding serine hydrolase: protein MRTELRDGVAEALRDGRLAGLHAAVVVRDGETLLEHYGAGTDFCWGLPLGVVEFGPETLHDLRSVTKSITALLYGIALGAGRVPSPEQPLLGQFPEYPDLAADPERSRLTVEHALTMSLGLEWREDVPYDSPANAEIAMELAPDRYRYVLERPIVAPPGDQWHYCGGASALLGRLIAEGAGQPLAQYARTVLFAPLGIHNVEWTVGVDGVASAASGLRLTPRDLARIGELVLADGAWDGRQIVPAEWIRTMLRPRLETTWGAHYGYQWYLETVADHRLASGHGNGGQRLVVVPELGVTVAITAGNYDDPDQWQTSATLLEHVILPALH from the coding sequence ATGAGGACCGAGTTGCGCGACGGGGTGGCGGAGGCGCTGCGGGACGGGCGGTTGGCGGGTCTGCACGCCGCCGTGGTGGTCCGCGACGGCGAGACGCTCCTGGAGCACTACGGCGCGGGCACGGACTTCTGCTGGGGCCTCCCGCTGGGTGTCGTCGAGTTCGGGCCCGAGACGCTGCACGACCTGCGGTCGGTCACCAAGAGCATCACCGCACTGCTGTACGGCATCGCGCTCGGCGCGGGCCGCGTCCCGTCTCCCGAACAGCCGCTGCTGGGCCAGTTTCCGGAATACCCCGATCTCGCGGCCGATCCCGAGCGATCGAGGCTCACCGTGGAACATGCCCTGACGATGTCGCTGGGGCTGGAGTGGCGCGAGGACGTGCCGTACGACAGCCCGGCCAACGCCGAGATCGCGATGGAACTCGCGCCGGACCGGTACCGGTACGTGCTGGAACGGCCGATCGTGGCACCACCCGGTGACCAGTGGCACTACTGCGGCGGTGCCAGCGCCCTGCTCGGTCGGCTGATCGCCGAGGGAGCCGGGCAGCCGCTGGCGCAGTACGCGCGAACGGTCCTGTTCGCGCCGCTGGGCATCCACAATGTCGAGTGGACAGTCGGCGTGGACGGGGTGGCCTCGGCCGCGTCCGGGTTGCGGCTCACCCCGCGCGACCTGGCCAGGATCGGCGAGCTGGTGCTCGCCGACGGCGCGTGGGACGGTCGTCAGATCGTCCCCGCCGAGTGGATCCGGACGATGCTCCGGCCCCGGCTGGAGACCACCTGGGGCGCGCACTACGGCTACCAGTGGTATCTGGAGACCGTGGCGGACCATCGCCTGGCGAGCGGCCACGGCAACGGTGGCCAGCGCCTCGTCGTCGTGCCGGAGCTGGGCGTCACCGTGGCCATCACGGCCGGCAACTACGACGACCCCGACCAGTGGCAGACCTCGGCGACGCTGCTGGAGCACGTCATCCTGCCCGCGCTGCACTGA
- a CDS encoding HNH endonuclease family protein, giving the protein MAHAHKAALATVVAVVLSVLLVPPPAHATPPNIPAYSTAVSRLNSLTVRAEANQSSYRRDLFPHWITITGTCNTREQVLKRDGSNVVVGSDCYPTSGSWYSPYDGVTRTNPADISIDHVVPLAEAWRSGASSWTTARRQTYANDLGGPELWAVTGSVNSSKGDRDPANWKPPRAAFHCTYARAWIQVKWYYGLSVDSAEKSALNTMLNTC; this is encoded by the coding sequence GTGGCCCACGCCCACAAGGCCGCCCTCGCCACGGTGGTCGCCGTCGTCCTCTCCGTCCTACTGGTCCCGCCGCCGGCCCACGCCACACCGCCCAACATCCCCGCGTACAGCACGGCGGTGAGCCGGCTCAACTCGCTCACCGTCCGGGCCGAGGCCAACCAGTCCAGCTACCGGCGGGACCTGTTCCCGCACTGGATCACGATCACCGGCACCTGCAACACCCGCGAGCAGGTCCTCAAGCGCGACGGCAGCAACGTCGTCGTCGGCTCCGACTGCTATCCGACCTCCGGGTCGTGGTACAGCCCCTACGACGGCGTGACCCGTACGAATCCGGCCGACATCTCGATCGACCACGTGGTGCCGCTCGCCGAGGCGTGGCGGTCCGGGGCCTCCTCCTGGACCACCGCGCGGCGCCAGACCTACGCCAACGACCTCGGCGGCCCCGAGCTGTGGGCGGTCACCGGCAGCGTCAACTCGTCCAAGGGCGACCGGGATCCGGCCAACTGGAAGCCGCCGCGCGCCGCGTTCCACTGCACCTATGCCCGTGCCTGGATCCAGGTGAAGTGGTACTACGGCCTCTCCGTCGACAGCGCGGAGAAGTCGGCGCTGAACACCATGCTCAACACCTGCTGA
- the cobF gene encoding precorrin-6A synthase (deacetylating): MRTILVIGIGAGDPGQLTLAAAEAIRQADVFFLLDKGAEKHDLIALRQELMVRFARPGHRVVELRDPDRDRTADGYARAVDDWRRERATLLEAAIAEHLAADGCGAFLVWGDPALYDSTLAVVEEILARGRVSFAHTVIPGVSSVATLAARHRIGLNRVGRPFLVTTGRRLAARLPADVDDIVVMLDAHCAFTRYVDEELDIYWGAYLGTPDEILVAGPLREVAARIVATRREARERKGWIMDTYLLRRRDPAGP, encoded by the coding sequence ATGCGGACGATACTCGTCATCGGCATCGGTGCCGGCGATCCGGGCCAGCTCACCCTGGCCGCCGCCGAGGCGATCCGGCAGGCAGACGTCTTCTTCCTGCTCGACAAGGGCGCCGAGAAACACGACCTGATCGCGCTGCGGCAGGAGCTGATGGTCCGCTTCGCCCGGCCCGGTCACCGGGTGGTCGAGCTTCGGGATCCCGACCGGGACCGCACCGCCGACGGGTACGCCAGGGCGGTGGACGACTGGCGGCGCGAGCGCGCCACCCTGCTGGAGGCGGCCATCGCCGAGCACCTGGCGGCCGACGGCTGCGGCGCCTTCCTGGTCTGGGGCGATCCGGCGCTCTACGACAGCACCCTCGCCGTGGTCGAGGAGATCCTGGCCCGGGGGCGGGTCAGCTTCGCCCACACCGTGATCCCCGGGGTGAGCAGCGTGGCGACGCTCGCCGCCCGGCACCGGATCGGCCTCAACCGGGTCGGCCGCCCGTTCCTGGTCACCACGGGCCGCCGCCTCGCCGCGCGGTTGCCGGCCGACGTCGACGACATCGTGGTGATGCTCGACGCCCACTGTGCCTTCACCCGGTACGTGGACGAGGAGCTGGACATCTACTGGGGTGCCTACCTCGGCACCCCGGACGAGATTCTCGTCGCGGGTCCGCTGCGGGAGGTCGCCGCGCGGATCGTCGCGACGCGCCGGGAGGCCCGCGAACGCAAGGGCTGGATCATGGACACGTACCTGCTACGTCGCCGCGACCCGGCCGGACCGTGA
- the cobM gene encoding precorrin-4 C(11)-methyltransferase, whose translation MTAYFIGAGPGAADLITVRGQRLLARAPVCLYAGSLVPADLLATCPPGARLVDTAELTLDEIVAAMTDAHRDGQDVARLCSGDPAVFSAVAEQARRLDAAGVPYEIVPGVPAYAAAAAALRRELTVPTVGQTVILTRTQARSTPMPPGEDLAELGRSRATLVLHLAVARTRQLADRLVDHYGGDCPVAVVANASRPDETILRGTLADIADQVEAHGIRRTAVIIVGAVLAADGFPDSYLYSPGRDRHAPRPADPAG comes from the coding sequence ATGACCGCCTACTTCATCGGCGCGGGGCCGGGCGCCGCCGACCTGATCACCGTACGCGGCCAGCGCCTCCTCGCCCGTGCCCCGGTCTGCCTGTACGCCGGCAGCCTCGTCCCCGCCGACCTGCTCGCCACCTGCCCGCCCGGTGCCCGGCTGGTCGACACCGCCGAGCTGACCCTCGACGAGATCGTCGCCGCGATGACCGACGCGCACCGCGACGGGCAGGACGTGGCGCGGCTCTGCTCCGGTGACCCGGCCGTGTTCAGCGCGGTGGCCGAGCAGGCCCGCCGGCTCGACGCCGCCGGTGTGCCGTACGAGATCGTCCCGGGGGTGCCCGCCTACGCGGCGGCGGCCGCCGCGCTGCGCCGGGAACTGACGGTGCCGACGGTGGGCCAGACCGTGATCCTCACCCGTACCCAGGCCCGCTCGACGCCGATGCCGCCCGGCGAGGACCTCGCCGAGTTGGGTCGCAGCCGCGCCACCCTGGTGCTGCATCTGGCCGTCGCCCGCACCCGCCAACTCGCCGACCGGTTGGTCGACCACTACGGCGGCGACTGTCCGGTGGCGGTGGTCGCCAACGCCAGCCGGCCCGACGAGACGATCCTGCGCGGCACCCTGGCCGACATCGCCGACCAGGTCGAGGCCCACGGGATCCGCCGTACCGCCGTGATCATCGTCGGTGCCGTCCTCGCCGCCGACGGCTTCCCGGACAGCTATCTCTACTCCCCCGGCCGGGACCGCCACGCCCCGCGCCCGGCCGACCCGGCGGGGTGA
- the cbiE gene encoding precorrin-6y C5,15-methyltransferase (decarboxylating) subunit CbiE, translating into MKSLTSDEPVTVVGIGADGWAGLGESGRSALARAQVILGGQRHLDLLPATVPAQRVPWPTPLLPALPDLLAAHAGRRIGVLASGDPMWFGIGTHLARLVGAERIRVLTHPSAIALACGRLGWPVERVTVRSAVARDLDGIRRDLVPDRLLLVLSRDGATPAAVARLLTDAGYGPSEMTVLAALGAEREHRVDGRAQEWGAEPGDPLNVVAVRVVAAAGTRVLSTVPGLPDDAFDHDGALTKREARALALSRLSPTAGELLWDVGAGSGSIAVEWLRSDPATAAVAVENRDDRAERIAANARRLGVPHLRVVRGQAPDALAGLPAPDAVFIGGGLTTPGVCDAAWDALRPGGRLVAHAVTLEGERELVDRAARHGGDLTRLSVERAAPLGSFTGWAPARPVVQWAVRRP; encoded by the coding sequence GTGAAGTCCTTGACATCCGACGAGCCGGTCACCGTCGTCGGCATCGGCGCGGACGGCTGGGCGGGCCTCGGCGAGAGCGGCCGCAGCGCGCTCGCGCGGGCGCAGGTGATCCTCGGCGGGCAACGGCACCTCGACCTGCTGCCGGCGACCGTGCCGGCGCAGCGGGTGCCCTGGCCGACGCCGCTGCTGCCCGCCCTGCCCGACCTGCTCGCCGCCCACGCCGGACGGCGGATCGGCGTGCTGGCCAGCGGTGATCCGATGTGGTTCGGCATCGGCACGCACCTGGCGCGGCTGGTCGGCGCCGAGCGGATCCGGGTGCTCACCCACCCGTCGGCGATCGCGCTGGCCTGCGGCCGGCTGGGCTGGCCGGTGGAGCGGGTCACCGTCCGCAGCGCGGTGGCCCGTGACCTGGACGGCATCCGCCGCGACCTGGTCCCCGACCGGCTGTTGCTGGTTCTCAGCCGGGACGGCGCCACCCCGGCCGCCGTCGCCCGCCTGCTCACCGACGCCGGGTACGGCCCCAGCGAGATGACGGTGCTCGCCGCGCTGGGCGCCGAGCGGGAACACCGCGTCGACGGCCGGGCGCAGGAGTGGGGCGCCGAGCCGGGCGACCCGCTCAACGTCGTCGCCGTCCGGGTCGTGGCCGCGGCCGGCACCCGCGTGCTGTCCACGGTGCCGGGGTTGCCCGACGACGCCTTCGACCACGACGGCGCCCTCACCAAGCGGGAGGCGCGGGCGCTCGCCCTGTCCCGCCTCTCCCCCACCGCCGGTGAGCTGCTCTGGGACGTCGGGGCCGGCAGCGGCAGCATCGCCGTGGAATGGCTGCGCAGCGACCCGGCCACCGCCGCCGTGGCGGTGGAGAACCGCGACGACCGCGCCGAGCGCATCGCCGCGAACGCCCGCCGGCTCGGCGTGCCGCACCTGCGGGTGGTACGCGGCCAGGCGCCGGACGCGCTCGCCGGGCTGCCCGCCCCCGACGCGGTGTTCATCGGTGGCGGGCTCACCACGCCGGGGGTGTGCGACGCGGCGTGGGACGCGCTGCGCCCCGGCGGGCGGCTCGTCGCCCACGCCGTCACCCTCGAAGGCGAACGCGAACTGGTCGACCGGGCGGCCCGGCACGGGGGCGACCTCACCCGCCTGTCGGTGGAACGCGCCGCGCCGCTGGGCAGCTTCACCGGCTGGGCGCCCGCCCGACCGGTGGTGCAGTGGGCGGTGCGCAGGCCATGA
- a CDS encoding VWA domain-containing protein — MDDMALALNLCAVSPAIGGVLVRGEKGTAKSTTVRALTALLPPVEVVAECRFSCDPAATDPYCPDGPHPASPPARTRPARLVELPVGAGEDRVLGALHLERALSEGVTAYDPGLLAAAHRGLLYVDEVNLLHDHLVDVLLDAAAMGRATVEREGVSVTHAARFVLVGTMNPEEGELRPQLLDRFGLTVEVAASRDPQVRAEVMRRRLAYEADPDGFAARYADADAALGARVARARTLLPAVRLDDATVLRIATLCAAAEVDGMRADLVIARTATAHAAWCGRTEVTVADVRVAARLALPHRQRRNPFDPPRADDADLDRALSDAGLDEPEPPSDDPTPPDDPGGPDDPDGPDDPDGGPPDGGGPGGGTENGRADERHTDPRPDGQTNGDRPAPAPVPAAAPYRARLLRITGTGAGAAGRRSAALTTSGRTVGARRPTGGAAGRPDLVATLRAAAPHQRARGRRGPGLLVRPVDVRLPVRHGRESNLILFCLDASGSMGARQRVGAVKAAVLSLLLDAYQRRDKVGLVTFRAADAEVALPPTASVEVAAARLATLPTGGRTPLAEGLLRAREVLRVERIRDPRRRPLLVVVTDGRATAGPDAVGRTRRAARLLAADGTPAVVVDCEQGRVRMRLAAELAALLGAEHLPLEGVAADPLTHAVRSHTAGRTTRRAA, encoded by the coding sequence ATGGACGACATGGCGTTGGCGTTGAATCTGTGCGCGGTCTCCCCGGCCATCGGTGGCGTGCTGGTGCGGGGTGAGAAGGGCACCGCGAAGTCCACCACGGTCCGGGCCCTGACAGCCCTGCTGCCGCCCGTCGAGGTGGTGGCGGAGTGCCGCTTCTCCTGCGACCCGGCGGCGACCGACCCGTACTGCCCGGACGGCCCGCATCCGGCCTCGCCGCCGGCCCGCACCCGGCCCGCCCGGCTGGTGGAGCTGCCGGTCGGCGCCGGCGAGGACCGCGTCCTCGGCGCGCTGCACCTCGAACGCGCCCTCAGCGAGGGCGTGACCGCGTACGATCCGGGCCTGCTGGCCGCCGCGCACCGGGGCCTGCTCTACGTCGACGAGGTCAACCTGCTGCACGACCATCTGGTCGACGTGCTGCTCGACGCGGCGGCGATGGGGCGCGCCACGGTGGAACGCGAGGGCGTGTCGGTGACCCATGCGGCCCGGTTCGTGCTGGTGGGCACGATGAACCCGGAGGAGGGGGAGCTGCGGCCGCAGCTGCTGGACCGCTTCGGCCTCACCGTCGAGGTGGCCGCCAGCCGGGATCCGCAGGTGCGGGCCGAGGTGATGCGCCGGCGGCTGGCGTACGAGGCGGACCCGGACGGCTTCGCCGCCCGCTACGCCGACGCGGACGCGGCGCTGGGCGCCCGGGTCGCCCGGGCCAGGACGCTGCTGCCGGCGGTACGCCTCGACGACGCCACGGTGCTGCGCATCGCCACCCTCTGCGCCGCCGCCGAGGTGGACGGGATGCGCGCGGATCTGGTCATCGCCCGCACCGCCACGGCACACGCCGCCTGGTGCGGGCGTACCGAGGTGACCGTTGCCGATGTGCGGGTCGCCGCCCGGCTGGCCCTGCCGCACCGCCAGCGCCGCAACCCCTTCGACCCGCCCCGAGCCGACGACGCGGACCTCGACCGCGCGCTGAGCGACGCCGGGCTGGACGAGCCGGAGCCGCCGTCGGACGACCCGACACCCCCCGACGATCCGGGTGGCCCCGACGACCCGGACGGCCCTGACGACCCCGACGGCGGCCCTCCCGACGGCGGCGGGCCGGGTGGCGGGACGGAGAACGGGCGGGCCGACGAGCGGCACACCGACCCCCGGCCCGACGGGCAGACCAACGGGGACCGGCCGGCACCGGCGCCGGTACCGGCGGCCGCCCCCTACCGGGCGCGGCTGCTGCGCATCACCGGCACCGGAGCCGGCGCCGCCGGGCGCCGATCCGCGGCCCTGACCACCAGCGGGCGTACGGTCGGCGCGCGGCGCCCCACCGGCGGGGCGGCCGGGCGGCCGGACCTGGTGGCGACGCTGCGCGCCGCCGCACCGCACCAGCGGGCCCGTGGCCGGCGAGGGCCGGGTCTCCTGGTCCGCCCGGTGGACGTCCGGCTGCCGGTGCGGCACGGCCGGGAGAGCAACCTGATCCTGTTCTGCCTGGACGCCTCCGGCTCGATGGGCGCCCGGCAGCGCGTCGGCGCGGTCAAGGCCGCGGTGCTGTCCCTGCTGCTCGACGCCTACCAGCGCCGCGACAAGGTCGGGCTGGTGACCTTCCGGGCCGCCGACGCGGAGGTGGCCCTGCCTCCGACCGCCAGCGTGGAGGTCGCCGCCGCCCGCCTGGCCACCCTGCCGACCGGCGGCCGTACCCCGTTGGCGGAGGGGCTGCTGCGTGCCCGGGAGGTGCTGCGCGTCGAACGGATCCGCGACCCGCGTCGGCGCCCGTTGCTGGTGGTGGTCACCGACGGCCGCGCCACCGCCGGCCCGGACGCCGTGGGCCGGACCCGGCGGGCCGCTCGGCTGCTCGCCGCCGATGGCACCCCGGCCGTGGTCGTCGACTGCGAGCAGGGCCGGGTCCGGATGCGGCTGGCCGCCGAACTCGCCGCCCTTCTCGGCGCGGAACACCTTCCCCTGGAGGGCGTCGCCGCCGACCCGCTGACCCACGCGGTGCGGTCCCACACCGCCGGCCGGACCACGAGGAGGGCCGCCTGA
- the cobO gene encoding cob(I)yrinic acid a,c-diamide adenosyltransferase, whose translation MPQGQPVTVPDDGLTTRQRRHRPLLMVHTGQMKGKSTAAFGLALRGWNQGWSIAVFQFVKSAKWSVGEENALRALGQLHERTGQGGPVAWYKMGAGWSWSRTRGTETDHAAQAAEGWAEIKRRLAASEHDLYVLDEFTYPMKWGWIDVDDVVATLRQRPGHQHVVITGRDADPRLVDAADLVTEMTKIKHPMDAGQKGQRGIEW comes from the coding sequence ATGCCACAGGGACAACCCGTCACCGTCCCCGACGACGGGCTCACCACCCGCCAGCGCCGCCACCGACCGCTGCTGATGGTCCACACCGGACAGATGAAGGGCAAGTCCACCGCCGCGTTCGGGCTCGCGCTGCGCGGCTGGAACCAGGGCTGGTCGATCGCGGTCTTCCAGTTCGTCAAGAGCGCCAAGTGGAGCGTCGGCGAGGAGAACGCGCTGCGCGCCCTCGGCCAGCTCCACGAGCGGACCGGGCAGGGCGGCCCGGTCGCCTGGTACAAGATGGGCGCCGGCTGGAGCTGGAGCCGCACCCGGGGCACCGAGACCGACCACGCCGCGCAGGCCGCCGAGGGCTGGGCCGAGATCAAGCGTCGGCTCGCCGCGAGCGAACACGACCTCTACGTGCTCGACGAGTTCACCTACCCGATGAAGTGGGGCTGGATCGACGTCGACGACGTGGTGGCGACGCTGCGGCAGCGACCCGGCCACCAGCACGTCGTCATCACCGGCCGGGACGCCGATCCACGACTGGTCGACGCCGCGGACCTGGTCACCGAGATGACCAAGATCAAGCATCCGATGGACGCCGGGCAGAAGGGCCAGCGGGGCATCGAATGGTGA
- a CDS encoding NUDIX hydrolase — MTWTEPAIWYANLPAFYAAAAAFITDPAGDVLLVKPTYRDHWAFPGGYVETEEYPHQACAREVHEELGISIAVGDLLVLDWSPPTGPRPRALVHFTFDCGTIGGLDRMSLPGQELERMAFVPPERAETLLPANVAPRVPAAIRARAGRAPVYLPDGPAGGLVYPARS; from the coding sequence GTGACCTGGACGGAACCCGCCATCTGGTACGCCAACCTGCCGGCCTTCTACGCCGCCGCAGCCGCCTTCATCACCGACCCGGCTGGGGACGTCCTACTCGTCAAGCCCACATACCGCGATCACTGGGCCTTCCCCGGCGGCTACGTGGAGACGGAGGAATATCCGCACCAGGCCTGCGCCCGTGAGGTACACGAGGAATTGGGCATCTCCATCGCCGTGGGCGATCTACTGGTGCTGGACTGGTCGCCTCCGACCGGGCCACGTCCCCGCGCCCTCGTCCACTTCACCTTCGACTGCGGCACGATCGGCGGGCTCGACAGGATGAGCCTGCCTGGTCAGGAACTGGAGAGGATGGCCTTCGTACCGCCGGAGCGAGCCGAAACCCTCCTTCCCGCCAATGTCGCCCCACGGGTACCCGCCGCGATACGGGCTCGTGCCGGACGCGCTCCGGTGTACCTTCCCGACGGGCCGGCAGGTGGGCTCGTCTATCCAGCGAGGTCATGA